The nucleotide sequence GGGGCCGTCGAACTCGGCCTGCGCTTCCTTGAATATCGCTTCTCTGGAGGTCCACGGCGGTACGTGGGTCAGCAACAGTTGCCCCACACCGGCTTCGCGGGCGATCTGACCGGCCTCTGTGCCAGATAGGTGGACTCCTATCGGGCGGTCCGGGGAATGGGTCCATGAGGCTTCGCAAAGGAACACATCGGCATTCTTCGCGAGATCGAAGACCGCCTCACACATGCCGGTGTCACCGCTGGAGGCAAACACTGCGCCAGTGCCGTCCGTGAACCGGAAACCGTAGGACTCGGGCGGATGGAAGACGCGCCGGGGCAGCACTGTTACATCACCGAAGGTGACGGCACGTCCGTCTTTCCACACGTGCACGTCGAGAACGTCCGAGATGTCATCGATGTGCCCTCCCACTTCCGACGACGCGGCGCCAATACGCATGGCGGTGTCGGTAGGGCCGTAGGCGAGCGCTTTTCCTTCAGGCGGGTTGGGGTGATAGCGCCGCCAGACGAGGAGACCTGGAATGTCGAGGCAATGATCAGCATGCAGATGCGATAACAGAAGCGTCGCGTCACCAGGATCGAGGTACCGCTGGAGCGCACCGAGGACGCCACCACCGAAATCAAGAACCAGCGGCGGGGAGTTCTCTGCACTGATCAGATATCCCGACGCTGGCGAATCCGGACCGGTGACGCTTCCGGAACAGCCCAGGACGGTTACACGCATACGCTAATGCTGCCACGTCCCGTCAATTCACATTCAACTTCTCCCCCAAATCCCTAAAATGTGCGAGATTTACACCTGACCGTGATGCAACCTGCGTCCAACCCGAATCCTTTTGTGACATATCACCTTTGCAATTCGGAGCCGAGTAAGCGGCGTCACACGTGCCCAACAACAGGAACCGAGGGACCAAGGAAACGCGCGGCGAGTTTCCGGAACAACTCCGGCTCCCCCGTCGCCAGGAACTCGCGATTCGCGATGCGGTCGGTGTGCTCGTGCAGCAAATCCCGTTCGGTTAGTACACGCACAACATCCTTGGCTGTCTCTTCAGCGCTCGAAACGAGTGTGACGTCTTCACCCATCGCCAACTGAATGACGCCAGACAGCAATGGATAGTGGGTGCAGCCGAGGATGACCGTGTCGACCCCAGCGCGCTGCAGCGGATCAAGATAACCCTGCGCAAGCTGCATGACCTGCCTGCCGCTGGTAATCCCACGCTCCACGAAGTCGACGAAATGAGGACAGGCAGCAGAGACGACATCAACATCGCGGGCCGCTGCGAAACTGTCCTCGTATGCCCGGGAAGCAATCGTCGCCTGCGTGCCAATTACTCCGATTCGCCCGTTCCGTGTCGTTTTCACTGCGCGCCGTACCGCAGGCAGGATTACTTCAACAACAGGGACCGGATATCGTTCGCGAGCATCCCTCAAATAGGCGGCTGAAGCCGTATTACAGGCGATAACGAGCACTTTAGCGCCTCGATGAACAAGATCATCTCCGATTGCGAGCGCATGTGCACGAACTTCCGGAATGGTGAGCGGCCCATAGGGCCCGTTGGCGGTGTCACCGACGTAGATCACATCCTCGTCGGGCAATTGATCGATAATTGCGCGGGCAACCGTAAGACCACCCACCCCGGAATCGAAAATTCCGATAGGCGCGTTCGCATCTGGTTCGCGGAACACGGGCGGCCCAGGCGCGCCGGCCACAGTAGATTCAGTCACTGCCACACCCCACCGTGGGGAGGCAACTGTTGTCGCGCGGCACGCCGTCTCGCACGCTCGTCACCGGACAAGACCCACGCCGCTACCACCCCGGCCAGAGCGCCGAAGAGATGCCCCTGCCACGAGACGCCCTGCTGCCCCGGCAAAACACCCCAAAGAAGCGTGCCATAGAAGAACAGAACAACTCCGCCAATGAGCAACTGCACCCCACTGCGCGTGAAAATCCCTTGCGTCACGAGGAATGCAAGCCATCCGAACACGATGATCGAAGCGCCTATGTGCACGGTGTTCTCACCGCCGGTCAGCCAGGTTCCCATGCCGCCGATCACCCAGATGATCGCAGTGGCCATCAAAGCACGCGTCAGCGACGACAAAAAGACGAGAAAACCGAGGACAAGCAGCGGCACCGAATTCGCCATCAGGTGCGCCCAGTCCGCGTGGATGAGCGGCGCAAACAACACGCCGCTCAGTCCGTCTGTCGTGCGGGGCGCAATCCCTGAGAGCGCAAAGGGATGTGCAGTCAGCACATCGAGCAACTCGATCAAGTACAGAATGCCCACGAACGAGACCGTGGCGACGATTCCTTGCTGCCACCGCGGAACAGGCCCTTTGCGCTTTGGACGTCCAGCGGGGCCAATGCCGCCAGGACCTCCACCCAACGGCGGCGGACCGAATCCACCCGGTCCGCCGGACCCGCCTGAGCCGAACGTCATCTCGCCTCCTGTCGCATGCGACCGCGTGCATCGTCGCGTCGTGCCCGGGTGCTATCGCTGCTCACTTGGCGTGGAACAGGTCACGGTATCCCGGAATTCCCGCGACCGGCGCAGCATCGAGGACAGCGTGAACAATCGCCCGTTCAACGCAATCGGCCGCTGCCGCGCACAGGGCGTCAAGCACCCCTGTCTCTGCCGGTATACCGTGTGGGGGCGCCGGTGTCACGCTGGAGTCCGTCTCGGGATCTGGCACGCCACCTTTTCCGGTGGAGAGCGCAAATATGGTGTCGCCGTCGAGAGGCGAGTGCGCGGGCCGGATTGCCCTCGTCAAGCCGGTTTGTCCCGCTATCGCAAGTCGCTTGCAGCCCGCCTTATCCAGCGGCACATCAGTCGCGACCACCCCGATTGTTGTGTTGACCACTGTCCCCTTTGCTGCGAGCGCCGCCGCGGTCGCGATTTGCTCTTCCGAGGGCTGTGGCAAATCGAATTCGTTCCCGATTTCGCTTTCCGCGCCCCAAGGAAGACCGGTTTTCGGTGAGTACACCGAGCCGACCGGGTTCACCACTAGGAGTGCGCCGATGGTCGCTCCCGCCGCTGGGCCAGCACTCAGCACCACGCTCGCTGTTCCGACACCGCCCTTGATCGCACCAGCCCGTGCAGCCGTGCCCGCGCCAGCCGAGCCAGTGGCGAAATGCCGACTGGCCGCACCGGCAGCGGAATAGCCGGATTCCGCATCCGGCCGATTCCCCCAAGCTCCCACAGGAAGATCGAATATCACCGCGCCAGCCACGATGGGGACGACGAGCCCCTCCCCGCCAATCGCGAGGCCATGCCCGCGCTCCTCAAGCCACCGCATGACACCCTCGGCAGCCGAAAGCCCATAGGCACTGCCGCCAGAAAGCAGCACACCGTGCACATGCTGCACAGTGTTCTCTGGCCGGAGCAGGTCGGTTTCCCGCGTTCCAGGCCCGCCGCCACGAACATCAGCACTCGCAACCGCTCCTTCAGGCGCCAGGACAACCGTGCAGCCCGTTGCCCAGCCCGAACCGAGCGACGCGTCAGAATCTAGTCGACTCCAGTGGCCCACCAGCAATCCAGACACGTCAGTGAGGGCGTTGCCCGCCCCCGCCTTCCGGTCAGTACCCGCTGCTCCGGCCATAGGCTAGCTCCTCAGTCTCCCATTACCGCAGTGACCAGGGAGTCCTGCATCCACGTGAGCCAGTGATAGACGCCCAGTTGGGGCGCCCGTGGATCATTGGGGTCGATTTCCTCGGGGGTTTCGTCTGAAATTTCGAGCATTGTTCCGAGTGCAAGCCGGGCGTCGTTGACGGCCGTTACCCACGCGTCAGCCTGTTCTGGACTGAGCGAGACCTTCCCGCCTTCAGGCGGCAGTGTCTCGAGCAGGACGGAAGCCACGCCACGCTTTGCTTCGATGATGTGTGGCTCGTTGAGGCTCCGTAGCGCGCTGTTGAGGCCCGCGGTCTCATCAGATTTCTCTTCAACTCCCTCCGCGTCCACCCGGTGGAAGTCCGGCAGCAGGCGTCCCAAGACCGAGTTTTCGGGAGGGCTGGCACTTCCCGTCCGCATGCCCGTTAGCTCCTCGAGCTCGTCGTGCGGCGAAACATTCTCACGCTCGTCGAGCATCGTGACAACGGACTGCACCACAGAGCGCAGTACCTTGGCCTCGTGCGCATCGATCTGCGAGCGAAACCTCGGTCCGCCTAAGGTGTTCTTCCTGCTCCAGGCATGCACCGGTAATCGCGCCCTTCCCCAAATCGGCAACTTTGCACGGGAACCTTGTAGGGGCGCGAGCGCAGAGCCGTCACCCGGCCAATCACGATTCGTGCTGCATCGTCGCCCACAGGCCCGCAGCATGAAGTTTACGGACGTCGATCTCGACCTTCTCGCGCGTCCCGGACGACACGACAGCCTTGCCATCGTTGTGTACCTTCAGCATCAGTTCAGTCGCCTTCTGGCGGCTGTATCCGAAAATCTTCTGAAGAACGTACGTTACGTACTGCATGAGATTGACCGGGTCATCCCACACGATCGTCACCCAGGGCCGCTGGCTGGCCTCATCCTCGTCGGCGACAGACAGACCACCCGGCGTCACTCCAGGCGAAGTCTGGGGGTCGGTTTCCATCGGAACAGGCATACAACCAGGGTACGACCTTCGGCTCGGGTCACACTTAGCGCTCCGCGAAACTCGCCCAAATCCACCAATCAGCCATTCGACTCTCCACCACACAGTCGATCATGGCCGTACCGTTGTCGTTGTGACTGCTCAATCCACGGCACTGCTGACGGATCAGTATGAATACACGATGCTCGCGGCGGCACTGAAAGACGGCACTGCCCAGCGCCGGTGCACCTTCGAAGTGTTCGCCAGAAAACTGCCCTACGGTCGCCGGTACGGCATCGTCGCAGGTACCGCGAGGGTGCTCGATGCAATAGCACGGTTCCGGTTTACCGACGATGACTTGCGCTCGCTGAGCCGCGTCCTGGACAAAGAGACGCTGCGCTGGCTTGAGAAGTTCCGCTTCCAGGGCAACGTCACCGGGTATCGCGAAGGGGAATTCTACTTCCCTGGGTCACCAGTCTTGTCTGTTACGGGGACCTTCGCTGAGTGCGTGATCCTCGAGACTGTCGTGCTTTCTATTCTCAACCATGACACAGCGATCGCGTCGACAGCCGCCCGGATGGTCACCGCAGCCGACGGCCGTGCACTGATCGAAATGGGTTCACGGCGTACTCACGAAAGCGCGGCAGTAGCCTCAGCGCGGGCCGCGTACCTCGCCGGCTTCACCGCGACGTCCAACCTCGAAGCGGCCCGCCAGTATGGGGTTCCCAGCGCAGGCACGAGCGCCCACGCTTTCACACTCCTGCACACAGGATCAGACGGCCCCGACGAGGCAGCCGCGTTCCGGTCGCAGATAGCCACGCTAGGAGCTGGAACCACACTCCTCGTCGACACCTACGACATCACTGAGGGCGTCCGCGCAGCGGTCGAAGTCGCGGGACCTGATCTTGGCGCGGTCCGGATCGACTCCGGCGACCTAGGCGTGCTCGCACGCCAGGTGCGCCAGCAACTCGATGACCTCGGAGCAACCCGAACAAAGATCGTCGTGTCGGGTGATCTCGATGAGTACTCGATCGCCGCTCTCCGCTCTGAACCGGTAGACAGCTACGGGGTGGGCACGTCGCTCGTCACTGGCTCGGGCGCTCCCACCGCGGGCATGGTCTACAAGCTCACCGAAGTCGATGGCCGCCCCGTCGCGAAAAGGAGTTCCAGCAAAGAAACGCGGGGCGGATCGAAAAGAGCCGTCCGCTTCGCACGCGACACAGGAATCGTTGTCGAAGAAGTCATCTGCCTCGCGACCGCAGAACCGCCACCTGCGCCCACGAGTCTGACGTCACGGGAGGTGACGGTCAG is from Hoyosella subflava DQS3-9A1 and encodes:
- the aosR gene encoding oxidative stress transcriptional regulator AosR; this translates as MHAWSRKNTLGGPRFRSQIDAHEAKVLRSVVQSVVTMLDERENVSPHDELEELTGMRTGSASPPENSVLGRLLPDFHRVDAEGVEEKSDETAGLNSALRSLNEPHIIEAKRGVASVLLETLPPEGGKVSLSPEQADAWVTAVNDARLALGTMLEISDETPEEIDPNDPRAPQLGVYHWLTWMQDSLVTAVMGD
- the murI gene encoding glutamate racemase — encoded protein: MFREPDANAPIGIFDSGVGGLTVARAIIDQLPDEDVIYVGDTANGPYGPLTIPEVRAHALAIGDDLVHRGAKVLVIACNTASAAYLRDARERYPVPVVEVILPAVRRAVKTTRNGRIGVIGTQATIASRAYEDSFAAARDVDVVSAACPHFVDFVERGITSGRQVMQLAQGYLDPLQRAGVDTVILGCTHYPLLSGVIQLAMGEDVTLVSSAEETAKDVVRVLTERDLLHEHTDRIANREFLATGEPELFRKLAARFLGPSVPVVGHV
- a CDS encoding cyclic nucleotide-degrading phosphodiesterase, producing the protein MRVTVLGCSGSVTGPDSPASGYLISAENSPPLVLDFGGGVLGALQRYLDPGDATLLLSHLHADHCLDIPGLLVWRRYHPNPPEGKALAYGPTDTAMRIGAASSEVGGHIDDISDVLDVHVWKDGRAVTFGDVTVLPRRVFHPPESYGFRFTDGTGAVFASSGDTGMCEAVFDLAKNADVFLCEASWTHSPDRPIGVHLSGTEAGQIAREAGVGQLLLTHVPPWTSREAIFKEAQAEFDGPVHVVQPDDQFQVVQVAPADLG
- the clpS gene encoding ATP-dependent Clp protease adapter ClpS; protein product: MPVPMETDPQTSPGVTPGGLSVADEDEASQRPWVTIVWDDPVNLMQYVTYVLQKIFGYSRQKATELMLKVHNDGKAVVSSGTREKVEIDVRKLHAAGLWATMQHES
- a CDS encoding rhomboid family intramembrane serine protease, translated to MTFGSGGSGGPGGFGPPPLGGGPGGIGPAGRPKRKGPVPRWQQGIVATVSFVGILYLIELLDVLTAHPFALSGIAPRTTDGLSGVLFAPLIHADWAHLMANSVPLLVLGFLVFLSSLTRALMATAIIWVIGGMGTWLTGGENTVHIGASIIVFGWLAFLVTQGIFTRSGVQLLIGGVVLFFYGTLLWGVLPGQQGVSWQGHLFGALAGVVAAWVLSGDERARRRAARQQLPPHGGVWQ
- a CDS encoding nicotinate phosphoribosyltransferase; the protein is MLAAALKDGTAQRRCTFEVFARKLPYGRRYGIVAGTARVLDAIARFRFTDDDLRSLSRVLDKETLRWLEKFRFQGNVTGYREGEFYFPGSPVLSVTGTFAECVILETVVLSILNHDTAIASTAARMVTAADGRALIEMGSRRTHESAAVASARAAYLAGFTATSNLEAARQYGVPSAGTSAHAFTLLHTGSDGPDEAAAFRSQIATLGAGTTLLVDTYDITEGVRAAVEVAGPDLGAVRIDSGDLGVLARQVRQQLDDLGATRTKIVVSGDLDEYSIAALRSEPVDSYGVGTSLVTGSGAPTAGMVYKLTEVDGRPVAKRSSSKETRGGSKRAVRFARDTGIVVEEVICLATAEPPPAPTSLTSREVTVSLLSGGEPDAEAPTLEEGRQLVAAGLKSLPWEGLALSHGEPAIPTRFVTE
- a CDS encoding P1 family peptidase; translated protein: MAGAAGTDRKAGAGNALTDVSGLLVGHWSRLDSDASLGSGWATGCTVVLAPEGAVASADVRGGGPGTRETDLLRPENTVQHVHGVLLSGGSAYGLSAAEGVMRWLEERGHGLAIGGEGLVVPIVAGAVIFDLPVGAWGNRPDAESGYSAAGAASRHFATGSAGAGTAARAGAIKGGVGTASVVLSAGPAAGATIGALLVVNPVGSVYSPKTGLPWGAESEIGNEFDLPQPSEEQIATAAALAAKGTVVNTTIGVVATDVPLDKAGCKRLAIAGQTGLTRAIRPAHSPLDGDTIFALSTGKGGVPDPETDSSVTPAPPHGIPAETGVLDALCAAAADCVERAIVHAVLDAAPVAGIPGYRDLFHAK